The genome window TCATAtaatctgaaacatacttccctCTATTGTATTTATCTATATTATCTTCATCAACATTAGTACTATTATtgatttttcctttttcttcgtTGAACCCAGCATCCCAAGCAATTTCGAAAACTTCAAGCTTCTGTAACTCAAAAGATCCTTCGTCTTCAATCACCATTCTCACTTCTTTCGCAGTGGGACAATACACTGGCATGTTAAAATTGTCCAAACTTTTCTCTTCAACTATACCCTAAAATaatagattattattattattatatatatataatatttgcaTGTACATTAAATaaagtttatatatattatattacacAAAATGGTACCTGGGAGACCATGTCATTCAACGCCCTCCCCATTATCTCCATCTTATGTTTAGGGTCATTACTTGTAGCACTGCCCATCATTGTTAGTACCATACATCCACCAGTGACAATTTCCTCTGAACGATACCTTAAAAAGGTTGTGAAATTCTCTTGAAACTGACTCAAGTATGCTTTCCCAACCACATCAGGACTTGCTTTCGTAATATAAATATTCCCTTTGTTATGTGCTTCTCCGGTCTCGCTAACCAACCCTTTGGGAGTCTTgaaacatattaatataaatttagtaTCTTTGGTCGAATAAAACAATAATTTCAAATAAGTGTCGTCTAAACAATATTTAATAATAGTAAATCatgatattttatatatatacctTGGACAACCAATGTAAACTGTAAGAAGAATGAAAGAAGTGTATGAAGTTATTAGGGAAAAGCCTTTCGTAGAAGCTCCCTGGCATGGCCATGACAAAGCATAAGGGACGATCAAACTTTCCTCCCgtctcattcttcttcttcttcttcagcctCTCATAGAAGCTCGAAAGTGATTGAAAGACAGTGTTGAAATCGTTTCCAGGAAGATCATTGAGGAACAC of Humulus lupulus unplaced genomic scaffold, drHumLupu1.1 SCAFFOLD_27, whole genome shotgun sequence contains these proteins:
- the LOC133810888 gene encoding probable caffeine synthase MTL2 codes for the protein MEEKQVLHMKGGVGKESYAENSSLQKMVISKVKATVEESALEAYCNIFPDCMRIADLGCSSGPNSLAVTSYILDEIINQMTMKKKKPLTFQVFLNDLPGNDFNTVFQSLSSFYERLKKKKKNETGGKFDRPLCFVMAMPGSFYERLFPNNFIHFFHSSYSLHWLSKTPKGLVSETGEAHNKGNIYITKASPDVVGKAYLSQFQENFTTFLRYRSEEIVTGGCMVLTMMGSATSNDPKHKMEIMGRALNDMVSQGIVEEKSLDNFNMPVYCPTAKEVRMVIEDEGSFELQKLEVFEIAWDAGFNEEKGKINNSTNVDEDNIDKYNRGKYVSDYMRAVLEPILMKQFGECIMDDLFERFTHKIIESMANENWHYINLAISLTKKQGYI